One genomic segment of Stenotrophomonas sp. 704A1 includes these proteins:
- a CDS encoding DUF2946 domain-containing protein: MTRLSRPQRLLLQLAVLATLLMVLAPLVSRALQAQPMEHAAMAGMDHAAMGHDMHAMAMAGHHQHDAAPAAPDRPVDPHAMHGDACEYCVLAMRLLPWLAVLVLLLPLLWRPRLAFPWSQQVLPALRWPAHAARGPPRFSIVR, from the coding sequence GTGACCCGCCTGTCCCGCCCGCAGCGCCTTCTGCTCCAGCTCGCCGTCCTGGCGACGCTGCTGATGGTGCTTGCGCCACTGGTCAGCCGCGCGCTGCAGGCGCAGCCGATGGAGCACGCCGCGATGGCAGGCATGGACCACGCCGCCATGGGCCATGACATGCACGCCATGGCCATGGCCGGCCACCATCAGCACGATGCTGCGCCGGCAGCGCCCGATCGCCCGGTCGACCCCCACGCCATGCACGGCGACGCCTGCGAATACTGCGTGCTGGCGATGCGCCTGCTGCCGTGGCTGGCGGTGCTGGTGCTGCTGTTGCCGCTGCTGTGGCGGCCGCGGTTGGCGTTCCCGTGGTCACAGCAGGTACTGCCCGCGCTGCGCTGGCCGGCGCATGCCGCGCGTGGACCGCCGCGTTTCTCCATCGTCCGCTGA